One window of the Megalops cyprinoides isolate fMegCyp1 chromosome 2, fMegCyp1.pri, whole genome shotgun sequence genome contains the following:
- the LOC118772358 gene encoding large proline-rich protein BAG6-like yields the protein MKKALQCDEAPPLSETPPSCPSGVLGEEEPGGGAGDWAGSSGNGVGSFWEESGESAALRLQGPAPGPQEGRLYHARLLQLLSTPRKRSGSACERPHPPAGTPAAWASLSGLRVMGSFKKLRSSVLQGIQNRGLATANQDAGPGGPANQDTGRDSAANQDTGRDCAAYQHWSEQEQRVSNGLAVEVQGVGSSPEGSDEEGGAEGGGLQRNSRCSRSIRMAYGVGRIPLQHAGAVTANGGPSRGAPGQHAPPPAHDPAPGPAQGPARSPAHTTVSAKVLSKLSRSTDNLHLFRSPFKRKPPSQPGPEAAAGPLNIKRAASASSVAPRGQSPLRASGRVRKLVSSLTDLSVRHRAGPAPCAAPCPAQSALSRLHDDYSRRAPCFPDNERQRRASPARGRARTPADPRPAPREAGPAPADPAVGPSPVCPQDCAGSGVPQGNTEGHSHSSLLQPQGALCQQTESWERRDREQFL from the coding sequence GCTCTGCAATGTGATGAAGCCCCGCCCCTCAGCGAGACCCCGCCCTCCTGTCCGTCTGGGGTTTTGGGAGAGGAGGAGCCGGGGGGCGGAGCCGGGGACTGGGCAGGCAGCAGCGGGAACGGGGTTGGCTCGTTTTGGGAGGAGAGCGGGGAGAGCGCTGCTCTGAGGCTGCagggccccgcccccggcccgcAGGAGGGCAGGCTGTACCATGCccgcctcctgcagctgctctccaCCCCGCGCAAACGCAGCGGCTCCGCCTGCGAGCGGCCCCACCCCCCCGCCGGCACCCCCGCCGCCTGGGCCTCCCTCTCCGGCCTGCGCGTCATGGGCTCCTTCAAGAAGCTGCGCTCCTCCGTGCTGCAGGGCATCCAGAACCGCGGGCTcgccacagccaatcaggatgCAGGGCCAGGCggcccagccaatcaggacacAGGGCGGGACAGTGCAGCCAATCAGGACACAGGGCGAGACTGTGCAGCCTATCAGCACTGGAGTGAGCAGGAGCAGCGGGTGTCCAACGGGCTGGCAGtggaggtgcagggggtggggtcgAGCCCGGAGGGGTCTGACGAGGAGGGCGGGGCTGAGGGGGGCGGCCTGCAGAGGAACAGCCGCTGCTCGCGAAGCATCCGCATGGCGTACGGAGTGGGCCGCATCCCGCTGCAGCACGCCGGAGCCGTGACCGCTAACGGCGGCCCGTCCCGCGGGGCCCCCGGCCAGCACGCCCCGCCCCCGGCCCACGaccccgcccccggccccgcccagGGTCCCGCCCGCAGCCCCGCCCACACCACGGTGAGTGCCAAGGTGCTGAGCAAGTTGAGCAGGAGCACTGATAACCTGCACCTGTTCCGCAGCCCCTTCAAGCGCAAACCCCCGTCCCAGCCGGGCCCCGAGGCCGCCGCGGGGCCCCTCAACATCAAGAGGGCCGCCAGCGCCTCCTCCGTGGCCCCCAGGGGCCAGAGTCCCCTCAGAGCCAGCGGGCGCGTGCGGAAGCTGGTGAGCAGCCTGACCGACCTGTCCGTCCGTCACAGagccggccccgccccctgcgcTGCTCCCTGCCCCGCCCAGTCTGCCCTCAGCAGGCTGCACGACGACTACTCCCGCCGGGCGCCCTGTTTCCCTGACAACGAGCGCCAGCGCCGCGCCTCTCCCGCCCGCGGCAGGGCCCGGACCCCTGCTGACCCCCGCCCCGCACCCCGGGAggccggccccgcccccgctgACCCTGCCGTGGGCCCCTCCCCCGTCTGCCCTCAGGACTGTGCAGGCAGCGGCGTCCCGCAGGGAAACACCGAGGGCCACAGTCACAGTTCCCTCCTCCagccacagggggcgctgtgccAACAGACTGAgagctgggagaggagggacagggagcAG